The nucleotide window CGGGTTCATCCTCGCGCTGGAATGGTCGAATCCCGCCACCCTGGGCCCGCTGAACTGGTCCGAGAAGCTCCTCGCCAGCTTCTTCCAATCCGTGCAGACCCGCACCGCCGGCTTCAACAGCGTGGACATCTCCGCGATGGAGCCGACCACCTGGCTGGGCCTGGATGCCCTGATGTTCATCGGCGGAGCTCCCGCGGGCACCGCCGGCGGCATCAAGGTGACCACCTTCGCGGTGCTGCTGTTCATCCTCTTCGCCGAGCTGCGTGGAGGCGCTGCGGTCAACATCTTCGGCAAGCGTCTCTCCCGCGCGGTGCATCGTCAGGCGATCTCTGTGGTGCTGCTGGCCACCGCGCTGATCGTGCTGGTCACCGGCGCGCTGATGCACCTGACCGGGCTCCCGCTGGACCAGGTCCTCTTCGAGACGGTCTCCGCCTTCGCCACAGTCGGACTCTCCACCGGCATCACCGCGGACCTGCCCGCGGTCGGCCAGGCGCTGCTGGTGCTGCTGATGTTCATCGGCCGCGTCGGCCCGATCACCTTCGCCTCCGCTCTCGCGCTGCGTGAGCGTCGCACCATGTATGAACTGCCCAAGGAAAGGCCCATCATTGGCTAATTTCAAGCTCTTCGGAGGCACCAACCCGGGCGACGTCGCCCGTCCAGACTCGGTGGCAGTGATCGGACTGGGCCGTTTCGGGCGCGCACTGGCGCTGGAGCTGATGGCTCACGGCACCGACGTGCTCGGGATCGATCGCGATGAGAACGTGGTGCAGTCACTCAACGGCAAGCTCACTCATGTGGTCGCTGCCGATGCGACCAACGAGGAGGCGCTGCGGCAGCTCTCGGTGGACGAGTTCGACCACGTGGTCATCTCCATCGCGTCAAACCTGGAGGCCAGCATCCTGGCCACCTCGCTGATGCTGCAGTTCAACATCAATGAGCTCTGGGCCAAGGCCGTGAGCGAGGCGCACCGGGCGATCCTGGAACAGCTCGGCGTCCGTCACATCGTCTTTCCGGAACAGGACATGGGCCGTCGGGTCGCGCACATGGTCCGCGGCAGCCTGCAGGACTACATCCTGATCGACGAGGACTTCGCCCTGGCCAAGACCACCCCGCACCAGGGCATCCTCGGAAAGCCGCTCGGCGAGCTCGACGTGCGACGCCGGCATGGAGTCACCATCACCGCGGTGAAGCATGCCGGCGGGCACTGGGAGCCGGCGACGGCGCAGACGGTGCTTGCCGCCGAGGACGTCATCCTGGTCTCAGGTTCGGCGAAGAAGGCCGAAGGGTTCAAACGACTCCGCTGAGCGGTCAGTTCCGCAGCGCGGGGTAGTCCGTGTAGCCACGTTCGCCACCGACATAGAAGGTCGACGGGTCGGCTTCGTTCTCCTCCAGGCCCATCTCCCA belongs to Nesterenkonia halotolerans and includes:
- a CDS encoding potassium channel family protein; the encoded protein is MANFKLFGGTNPGDVARPDSVAVIGLGRFGRALALELMAHGTDVLGIDRDENVVQSLNGKLTHVVAADATNEEALRQLSVDEFDHVVISIASNLEASILATSLMLQFNINELWAKAVSEAHRAILEQLGVRHIVFPEQDMGRRVAHMVRGSLQDYILIDEDFALAKTTPHQGILGKPLGELDVRRRHGVTITAVKHAGGHWEPATAQTVLAAEDVILVSGSAKKAEGFKRLR